A section of the Ciceribacter thiooxidans genome encodes:
- a CDS encoding ABC transporter substrate-binding protein → MNKLISGLVAATIAVAATFSAIAARADDLEAVKSAGELKIAMSGQYPPFNFVNDKNEVVGFDASIGLEIAKRIGVEGKIVTTAWDGIIAGLLANKYDTIVGSMTITPEREKVVDFVGPYYHAGRAVFVGEGSTVQTLDELKGKTIGVTLGETHEKWAREQGGWDVRTYKGLPELMLELKSGRVDAIVVDNIPVMVAVKETGDKIRKLDTPDIEGGAVAIGIAIRKDNPELKAAMQKALDEMMADGTYEKISMEWIGSDIR, encoded by the coding sequence ATGAACAAGCTTATTTCAGGTCTCGTCGCTGCAACGATCGCCGTTGCCGCGACTTTCTCCGCCATCGCTGCCCGTGCCGACGATCTCGAAGCCGTCAAGTCGGCAGGCGAGCTGAAGATCGCCATGTCCGGCCAGTATCCGCCGTTCAACTTCGTCAACGACAAGAACGAAGTCGTCGGCTTCGACGCCTCCATCGGCCTCGAAATCGCCAAGCGCATCGGCGTCGAGGGCAAGATCGTCACCACCGCTTGGGACGGCATCATCGCCGGCCTGCTTGCCAACAAATACGACACCATCGTCGGCTCGATGACGATCACGCCCGAACGCGAGAAGGTCGTCGATTTCGTTGGCCCCTATTACCACGCCGGTCGCGCCGTCTTCGTCGGCGAAGGCTCGACGGTCCAGACGCTCGACGAACTCAAGGGCAAGACCATCGGCGTCACGCTCGGGGAGACCCACGAGAAGTGGGCCCGCGAGCAGGGCGGCTGGGACGTCCGCACATACAAGGGCCTGCCGGAGCTGATGCTGGAACTGAAATCGGGTCGGGTCGATGCGATTGTCGTCGACAACATCCCGGTCATGGTTGCCGTCAAGGAAACCGGAGACAAGATCCGCAAGCTCGATACGCCCGACATCGAGGGCGGCGCCGTCGCCATCGGCATCGCCATCCGCAAGGACAATCCCGAGCTCAAGGCTGCCATGCAGAAGGCCTTGGACGAGATGATGGCCGACGGCACCTACGAGAAGATCTCCATGGAATGGATCGGCAGCGACATCCGCTGA